In Oryzias latipes chromosome 15, ASM223467v1, the following proteins share a genomic window:
- the heatr5b gene encoding HEAT repeat-containing protein 5B isoform X1 has product MGLCDVSSRNFDNATPLLLVVIHLGPSKHRKQSDRQIVAMELAHSLLLNEDALAQITEAKRPVFIFEWLRFLDKVLVAANKVDVKEKQKKLVEQLTGLISSAPGPPTRKLLAKNLATLYSIGDTFTVFQTLDKCNEIIKSKDDTPTYLPTKLAAVACLGAFYEKMGRMLGSSFPDTINNLLKALKSAESQGRGEILLSLQKVLSGLGGAAASCHRDIYKNARSLLTDRSMAVRCAVAKCLLELQNEAVFMWTTELENMATLCFKALEGSNYGVRVAVAKLLGTVMATALLPKQAAVMRQNVKRATLEEVLELMATGFLRGGSGFLKSGGEMLKGGGSVSREVRVGVTQAYVVFVTTLGGQWLERNFATFLSHVLDLVSHPRATQTHVEAVYSRRCVSFMLRATLGGLLGEKAQIAAGKEICQAIGKQMRAVGKEDGGEISRFRALQKAVVNDINGENKTGAADVSASQHVMVCALKELGSLVQSLSATASPLIQEPSVGLLETVTSVLLHPSMAARLAAARCLRCVAVALPYQLSPLLDRCAERINSLKSSPEAVSGYSFAMAALLGGVHQCPLGIPHSKGKSVVSIAEDLLRTAAQNSRLSLQRTQAGWLLLGALMTLGSSLVRYHLPKMLLLWRNVFPRSQKELEAEKARGDSFTWQVTLEGRAGALCAMRSFVAHCPELLTEDVIRRLMSPVECAMTMLSHVPAITKVHGAHLKASAAMVRLRLYDILALLPPKTYEGNFNALLRELVAEFTLTDNSANTTTSLLRSLCHYDDSVLMGSWLQETDHKSIEDQLQPNSASGSGALEHDPSSIYLRVLVGEAIPGPLPLGVSVIDASVALFGVVFPHVSFKHRLQMLDHFAECVKQAKGVRQQAVQLNIFTAVLSALKGLAENKSTLGPEEVRKSALALVMGALDNPNPILRCAAGEALGRMAQVVGEVTFIARMAQTSFDKLKSARDVVSRTGHSLALGCLHRYVGGIGSGQHLKTSVSILLALAQDGSSHEVQTWALHSLALIVDSSGPMYRGYVEPTLSLVLTLLLTVPPSHTEVHQCLGRCLGALITTVGPELQGNSATISTIRSSCLVGCAIMQDHSDSLVQAAAISCLQQLHMFAPRHVNLSSLVPCLCVHLCSSHLLLRRAAVACLRQLAQREAAEVCEYAMSLARRAGDNKDSTPIKLNITETGLEGVLFGMLDRETDRKLCSDIHDTFGHMLSSLAVEKLSHWLKLCKDVLAATTDVGGAVPVKVEKDEDSEKKDEMDDDTMFTGLGEDEKSKPSVAPRWVTRVFAADCLCRIILLCENADKAHFDLATARAGKGKNAKGDLLVLHLSDLIRMAFMAATDHSNQLRMAGLQALEDIIKKFAAVPEPEFPGHVILEQYQANVGAALRPAFSPDTPSDITAKACQVCSTWIGSGVVSDLNDLRRVHNLLVSSLDKVQAGKGSSSQLYSESATTMEKLAVLKAWAEVYVVAMKVKKEADSKPAKVVRRGRGEEEDEEDLGADVLPPDSLITLVQPELPTLSRLWLAMLRDYALLTLPAEFSSQLPPEGGAFYTPETIDTARHHYRSSWAPVLHAVALWLNSTGFTAAEDQDEASPASFKPPNLPQVSTTKTFEELVKDKLHLMLGVSIEFLCFPRPEEPIEHVISCLHALCTLLETPCVKKHIAEDQLLAVELLNVLHRLLLTRDPPAVQLLVTAVVQETVRAAQDHLQQQRANTGKEEEESEKDSQANLGDGGETGELVPGKSLVYATMELLVFILVRHLPQLNSRVKESPSHVPLRPRRLPEESARLVANTVSILAELPLLCSAAGGMTILPTVLFLITGVLRDTAIKTPDNSVPPPVAAALQGIKVILTSPMARVESIQTRWTALVRSSLASVLEYSQPDETRPDMDEVSMLTAIPLFLLSASSELVGVVVLQKGCIDRFRNALNSSDPWVQARCYQLLLSVFQHANRALSTPYIHALAPLMVEKLKAVERSRPGTAAELQAVQEGIRVLENLVSMGEEKNRVQLLALLVPTLISYLLDENAISSAPQVSRSLHDFALQNLMRIGPLYPAAFKTVIGAAPELKTRLESAVRANQASSKAKAAARQAQPAVQAAPTIKLKTSFF; this is encoded by the exons ATGGGTTTGTGTGATGTTTCGAGTCGGAATTTTGATAACGCGACACCGCTGTTACTCGTCGTCATTCATCTTGGGCCATCGAAACACAG AAAGCAAAGTGATCGACAGATCGTCGCCATGGAGCTGGCACACAGCCTGCTGCTCAATGAAGATGCTTTGGCGCAGATCACTGAGGCTAAAAGGCCCGTTTTCATCTTCGAGTGGCTTCGCTTCCTGGATAAAGTGCTTGTGGCTGCGAATAAG GTCGATGTAAAGGAGAAGCAGAAGAAGCTGGTGGAGCAGCTAACAGGACTGATCAGCAGCGCACCGGGACCTCCTACTAGAAAACTCCTGGCTAAAAACCTGGCCACTTTATACAGCATTGGTGACACCTTTACTGTTTTCCAAACGTTGGATAAATGCAACGAGATCATTAAAAGCAAGGATGACACGCCAACATACCTGCCAACAAAACT TGCTGCAGTTGCCTGTTTGGGAGCGTTTTATGAAAAGATGGGCCGGATGCTTGGAAGCTCCTTTCCAGACACCATTAACAATCTTCTGAAAGCACTAAAGAGCGCCGAG TCCCAGGGCAGAGGGGAGATCCTCCTCAGTCTGCAGAAGGTGCTGAGTGGATTAGGTGGAGCAGCAGCTTCGTGTCACCGAGACATCTACAAAAATGCTCGCTCTTTACTCACCGACAGATCTATGGCGGTGCGCTGCGCTGTTGCAAAG TGCCTGTTGGAGCTGCAGAATGAGGCGGTCTTCATGTGGACCACGGAGCTGGAGAACATGGCCACCCTGTGCTTCAAAGCTCTGGAAGGGTCCAACTACGGCGTCCGGGTAGCGGTGGCCAAACTGCTCGGGACCGTCATGGCTACCGCGTTGCTGCCAAAACAGGCTGCCG TCATGCGGCAGAACGTGAAGCGGGCCACGCTGGAGGAAGTTCTGGAGCTGATGGCCACTGGGTTTCTGCGTGGCGGTTCCGGTTTCCTGAAAAGCGGAGGGGAAATGCTGAAGGGTGGGGGCTCTGTAAGCAGGGAGGTGCGGGTGGGCGTGACCCAG gcTTATGTCGTGTTTGTGACTACGCTGGGGGGCCAGTGGCTGGAGCGCAACTTTGCCACATTCCTGTCCCACGTTCTGGACCTGGTCTCCCACCCACGGGCCACGCAGACGCACGTGGAGGCGGTGTACTCGCGCCGCTGCGTGTCTTTCATGCTGCGCGCCACCCTGGGCGGCTTACTCGGGGAGAAGGCGCAAATCGCAGCCGGGAAAGAAATCTGTCAAGCCATCGGCAAGCAGATGAGGGCTGTGGGTAAGGAGGATGGGGGGGAAATATCACGGTTCAGAGCATTACAGA aggctGTAGTGAACGACATCAACGGCGAGAACAAGACGGGAGCGGCCGACGTGTCCGCCAGTCAGCACGTCATGGTGTGCGCCCTGAAAGAGCTGGGCAGTTTAGTCCAGAGTCTGAGCGCCACGGCCTCCCCGCTCATCCAGGAGCCTTCTGTTG GACTCCTTGAAACCGTGACGTCAGTGCTGCTGCACCCGAGCATGGCGGCACGTTTGGCAGCCGCGAGGTGCCTGCGCTGCGTCGCCGTGGCGCTGCCCTATCAGCTGTCGCCGTTGCTGGACCGCTGTGCTGAGAGGATCAACAGCCTGAAAAGCTCGCCTGAGGCCGTGAGTGGCTACAGCTTTgcgatggcggctctgctgggAGGGGTGCACCAGTGTCCTCTGGGAATCCCGCACTCGAAGGGAAAG TCGGTGGTCAGCATAGCTGAAGACCTCCTCCGCACGGCCGCCCAGAACAGCCGGCTGTCGCTGCAGCGCACTCAAGCAGGATGGCTGCTGCTGGGGGCCCTCATGACTCTGG GCTCCTCTCTGGTGCGCTACCACCTTCCcaagatgctgctgctgtggaggaACGTCTTTCCCCGCTCCCAGAAAGAGCTGGAGGCAGAAAAGGCCAGAGGAGACTCCTTCACCTGGCAGGTCACCCTGGAGGGCCGAGCTGGAGCCCTTTGTG CGATGCGCAGCTTCGTGGCTCACTGTCCCGAGCTCCTCACTGAAGACGTCATCCGCAGACTGATGTCCCCCGTTGAATGTGCCATGACCATGCTGTCCCA CGTTCCTGCCATCACGAAGGTCCACGGTGCTCACCTCAAAGCCAGTGCAGCCATGGTGAGGCTCAGGTTATACGACATCTTGGCTCTCTTGCCTCCTAAGACTTATGAAG GAAACTTCAACGCTCTTCTGAGAGAGCTGGTGGCAGAGTTCACGCTGACCGATAACTCGGCCAACACCACCACGTCTTTGCTGCGCTCGCTGTGTCACTACGACGACAGCGTGCTCATGGGCTCCTGGCTGCAGGAAACGGACCACAAGTCCATCGAGGATCAA CTGCAGCCCAACAGTGCGTCTGGGAGTGGCGCTCTTGAACACGATCCTTCCTCCATCTACCTGCGTGTCCTTGTGGGCGAGGCCATCCCGGGGCCTCTGCCTTTGGGCGTGTCTGTCATCGACGCTTCGGTGGCTCTCTTTGGGGTGGTGTTCCCCCACGTCTCCTTCAAACACCG GCTCCAGATGCTGGACCACTTTGCAGAGTGTGTCAAGCAGGCCAAAGGAGTCCGGCAGCAGGCGGTCCAGCTGAACATCTTCACCGCAGTGCTCAGTGCTCTCAAG gGTTTGGCTGAGAACAAGAGCACTCTGGGTCCAGAGGAGGTGCGGAAGTCGGCCTTGGCCCTCGTTATGGGCGCGTTGGACAATCCCAATCCCATCCTGCGCTGTGCTGCTGGGGAGGCTCTCGGCAGGATGGCTCAGGTGGTGGGAGAGGTCACCTTCATCGCCAGAATGGCTCAAACCAGCTTTGATAA ACTGAAGTCGGCCCGTGATGTGGTGTCACGGACCGGCCATTCTTTGGCTCTTGGCTGTCTGCATCGATATGTGGGGGGAATCGGTTCAGGTCAGCACCTGAAAACCAGCGTCAGCATCCTGCTAGCTCTGGCCCAGGACGGCTCCTCTCACGAGGTTCAG ACGTGGGCTCTCCACTCTCTGGCCCTCATTGTGGATTCCAGCGGACCCATGTACCGAGGCTACGTGGAGCCCACGCTGTCGCTGGTTCTGACCCTGCTCCTCACCGTGCCGCCGTCCCACACTGAGGTTCACCAGTGTTTGGGTCGCTGCCTGGGGGCTCTCATCACCACCGTGGGGCCAGAATTACAGG GAAACAGCGCCACCATCTCCACCATTCGCTCGTCCTGCCTGGTGGGCTGCGCCATCATGCAGGACCACTCCGACTCTCTGGTCCAGGCGGCCGCCATCTCgtgtctgcagcagctgcacatgtttgccccgcggcacgtcaacCTCTCCAGCCTGGTGCCCTGCCTCTGT GTGCACCTGTGCAGCTCTCACCTGCTGCTGCGCCGCGCCGCCGTGGCCTGCCTGAGGCAGCTCGCTCAGAGGGAAGCGGCGGAGGTCTGCGAGTACGCCATGAGCCTGGCGAGACGGGCAGGAGACAACAAGGACAGCACCCCCATCA AGCTGAACATCACTGAGACCGGTCTGGAGGGGGTTCTGTTCGGCATGTTGGATCGGGAGACAGACAGGAAGTTGTGTTCGGACATCCATGACACCTTTGGTCACATGCTGTCTTCGCTGGCTGTGGAAAAACTCAGTCACTGGCTGAAACTTTGCAAGGATGTTCTTGCAGCAACTACAG ACGTAGGGGGAGCTGTGCCAGTcaaggtggaaaaggatgaagaCTCGGAGAAAAAAGACGAGATGGACGACGACACCATGTTCACGGGCCTGGGGGAGGATGAGAAAAGCAAGCCCTCCGTGGCGCCTCGCTGGGTGACGCGCGTGTTCGCCGCCGACTGTCTGTGTCGTATCATCTTGTTGTGCGAGAACGCGGACAAAGCGCACTTTGACCTCGCGACGGCACGCGCGGGGAAAGGCAAGAACGCCAAAG GAGATCTACTGGTGCTCCACCTGTCGGACCTGATCCGCATGGCCTTCATGGCGGCCACTGACCACAGCAACCAGCTGAGGATGGCGGGCCTGCAGGCTCTGGAAGACATCATCAAGAAGTTTGCTGCGGTACCAGAGCCCGAGTTCCCCGGACATGTTATCCTGGAACAGTACCAAGCCAAT gttggaGCTGCTCTCAGACCTGCATTTTCCCCGGATACACCGTCTGACATTACAGCCAAAGCCTGCCAG GTGTGCAGCACGTGGATCGGCAGCGGTGTCGTCAGTGACCTGAACGACCTGCGGCGAGTTCACAACCTGCTGGTGTCCTCGCTGGACAAAGTGCAGGCTGGGAAGGGCTCGTCCAGCCAGCTGTACAGCGAGAGCGCCACCACCATGGAGAAGCTGGCCGTGCTGAAGGCGTGGGCGGAG GTGTACGTGGTGGCTATGAAGGTCAAAAAGGAGGCGGACTCTAAGCCGGCGAAGGTGGtcaggagaggaagaggggaggaggaggatgaggaggacctGGGTGCAGACGTGCTTCCTCCCGATAGTCTCATCACATTGGTGCAGCCGGAGCTGCCCACGCTGAGCCGCCTCTGGCTGGCCATGCTGAGAGACTACGCTCTGCTGACGCTGCCGGCAGAGTTTTCCAGCCAGCTGCCCCCTGAAG GTGGAGCATTTTACACCCCAGAGACGATAGACACGGCGAGACACCACTACCGCAGCTCCTGGGCGCCTGTCCTGCACGCCGTGGCTCTCTGGCTCAACAGCACCGGGTTCACGGCCGCTGAGGACCAAGACGAGGCCTCGCCAGCGTCCTTCAAGCCCCCCAACCTTCCTCAGGTTTCTACAACAAAGACTTTCGAGGAGTTGGTCAAAGACAAACTGCATCTAAtgttag GTGTCAGCATCGAGTTTCTGTGCTTCCCTCGACCAGAGGAGCCGATCGAACACGTCATTTCCTGCCTGCACGCTCTCTGCACGCTGCTGGAAACTCCCTGCGTTAAAAAGCACATCGCAGAAGACCAG CTGCTGGCGGTGGAGCTCCTGAACGTCCTCCACAGGCTTCTGCTGACCAGAGATCCTCCTGCTGTGCAGCTCCTGGTCACTGCTGTTGTGCAGGAGACCGTCAGGGCCGCACAGGATCATCTGCAGCAACAGCGGGCTAACACAG gaaaagaagaagaagaaagtgaAAAAGACTCTCAAGCCAACCTGGGAGACGGAGGGGAAACAGGGGAGCTTGTTCCTGGAAAGTCCTTGGTGTATGCCACCATGGAGTTGCTCGTCTTCATCCTGGTCCGCCACCTACCGCAGCTCAATTCCCGGGTGAAGGAGTCGCCCAGCCACGTGCCTCTGCGGCCTCGGAGGTTACCTGAAGAGAGCGCTCGGCTGGTGGCCAACACAGTTTCCATCCTGGCAGAGCTGCCgttgctctgctctgctgctg GAGGCATGACCATCCTACCCACTGTGCTCTTCCTGATCACCGGCGTTCTGAGGGACACTGCGATCAAAACTCCGGACAATTCGGTGCCTCCCCCTGTAGCTGCTGCCCTGCAGGGCATCAAGGTCATCCTGACCTCCCCTATGGCCAGGGTGGAAAGCATCCAGACGCGGTGGACCGCTCTCGTGAGGAGCAGCTTGGCATCAGTACTCGAGTACTCGCAGCCGG ATGAAACCAGACCGGATATGGACGAGGTCAGCATGTTGACGGCCATCCCTCTCTTCCTGCTGTCAGCCAGCAGTGAGCTGGTTGGAGTGGTGGTCCTGCAGAAGGGCTGCATCGACCGCTTCCGAAATGCCCTCAATTCTAGTGACCCCTGG GTTCAGGCGCGGTGTTACCAGCTGCTGCTGTCGGTGTTTCAACACGCCAACCGCGCCCTCTCCACGCCGTACATCCACGCCCTGGCTCCGCTCATGGTGGAGAAGTTAAAGGCGGTGGAACGCAGTCGGCCAGGCACCGCCGCGGAGCTGCAGGCTGTGCAGGAGGGCATCAGGGTCCTGGAGAATCTGGTCAGCATGGGCGAAGAGAAGAATC GGGTGCAGCTTCTCGCCCTTCTGGTACCAACTCTCATCTCTTACCTTTTGGATGAAAACGCCATCTCCTCTGCGCCACAAGTCTCCAGGAGTCTCCATGACTTTGCCCTCCAGAATCTAATGCGGATCGGTCCCCTCTATCCAGCGGCCTTTAAGACAGTAATCGGTGCGGCGCCTGAGCTTAAGACGCGTTTGGAGTCTGCCGTACGGGCCAACCAGGCCAGCAGCAAAGCCAAAGCTGCAGCCAGGCAAGCTCAGCCGGCCGTGCAGGCTGCTCCCACCATCAAGCTGAAGACCAGCTTCTTCTGA